Genomic DNA from Cucurbita pepo subsp. pepo cultivar mu-cu-16 chromosome LG13, ASM280686v2, whole genome shotgun sequence:
tcacACCTATGTGTGTAGAAGGAAATGAAACAGTTTTTATAGAGGCGTGTAAAatacccattttaaaattttaagaggaAGTTCAAAAATGAAAGCTTAAAGAGTGTCATATACGCCAACGGTGGGGCTAACGGTGgggctaacggtgggcttgagctgctTACACAGTGATGGCGTGGCCACCAAAAGTGTAGAGTATGTTGGTTGCACCAGTGAAGTAGAGCACCATTTTGGTTGGACCTGAATGTTTGACCCCTTCCACCTTCAAAACATTcaaaaaagaactaaaaaaaccatcataaaatccaaaaaaggcATAAAAAAGGAGCATTGATTGGATGAGTGAAGAGACCTGGCGATGAAGAAGAGCTGCAATGGTCAAATACCAAGCAGTGTAAGTGGTCATTCCAAGGCCAAGGAAAGACGCTATTCTATAGTTGTGATAAGATGGCACAAACACAGTCGTGGCACAGCACGCTCCAAATATGTAAGTCCATGTCCTCTTCTCCAGCTTGTCATTTATGTAATATATGTTGCTGCCAATGCCATTCACAAACACACGCATTACAGTTCAAACCCAACAGAGAACAGGCGCTATGGAGGTGTGGAGTGGTGTATGCACCTTGCACAAGCTATTAGCTGAATGACAGCGCCAAAGAGGAGGAAGGTACAGCTGAAAGCCAGGCCAGCAGCCTTCCAGTATGGACCCAACAGCCCATCCAGCACTTCAAACCACtgaattaacaaataaattcatCAAGAAAATGCACAAAAGTTCCCAATTTGCTGGTGGGATGTTCTAACCTGAATGACATGGTTCTTGAAGCTAAcattctccttttcctttcgtGTTCGATACTCAACGTACAGAATGCTAATCAAATATGCAGTCCAGCTTCCCATAATGCCGTAAAATACTTGAAATATGATGCCTGAGAGCATTCCCAGTTGAGAGAAAGAGTATGGCAGAGATAACAGCACCTGAGCGACctgtaaaaagaaaagacttGAACAAAAGTGATGGGTTTTTGTGGGATTGGTAAGTTTTGAAGCTTTGGGACCTGATTTGATGCACAATTGAACCAGGCGTCATAAACAGAGCCTCCATGCCAGAGGAGGCTTTTGAAGCTAAATGGTAATTCATTCGCCTTATCTTCTCCATCGCTCTCATTTGATTCAACCATGGTTTGATTCTGCCCTGAGAAACTGGCTTCTTCAACCTGTTTGGATATTGTCATGTTCTTGATGAATCTAGACAGAGAGGACCATAAAAATCGagcaaaaatttaaacttttgatgACCCGAATAGGGGAAGGAAAGGAGAGTTGACGAATTAAAGGAAAATACGCAgccaaaaagggaaaagaaacagagtgcattaCAAAGACGCCTGCTGCCATATCTGAGTATCAATCCCGATATTAATTGCTAGCCGCCGCCGGCCAACGCAGACCGGCGGCATGCACCGGTAATCAAAATGGCTTTCCATATCATGAAGTTTAGTTAATTAAACGGATAATAAGGTCGCGTTTGGGGCACACGCGacataatttcattttctgggCCAGCTGGGATTGCGGTTGAATTGAGTTGGGCCGTTTCATGGGCTTTGTCACAACGTTTGTTCACTAAAGCCCAATCAAACTACGATACAgtgttatttaaaaataatatatatattttttaaatctttatttttctaggGATCTAAATGGAATTTTTatgacaaaaataatttataaaaacaatttagtTTCATATAAAGTATGTGACGTGGAAAATACGTAGAGTACCAAACATATGACATGGTTGCACAGTAGTATGTCGTATGGTTGTGGTTTCCATACGAGCCTCTAACTTCAAATACGATAGTACATATCAATTATCGTAAAGCATTATTCAGACGTATAGATgaacataaaaatttgaatatctaaCCTCAAATGAATATAACATATGataattatcttttattttaatttttaaatactgtCAAAAGAACGATGCATCGAATTCGAAAGAGttaattttgggtttttaTGACCAGTAAGTAAGAAATTAGTATATATTCCATACGCTCTTTTCATTCCAACCACTCCCCAATAAATGGCTTAGGCTTCAAGGAATTTCACCTTCTAATTCACTCAACAACCTCCCCTTCATCCAAATTGCTATGCCATTTTGGGTACCATTTTATCTCCAGCTACACGAATATTTAAGATCATTGACTGATTTTTTTGCAGTTTATTTTTACTtcgtttgaattttatttaaatctttcaacttttaaaattattccaTTTTAATAGCTGGGATTCGAAtctttaaagattttattttaatttatggtgactttgattatttatttatttaattcagaTATGGAACGTCCATGAGGTAAAATAATAGTTATAAATATTCCttttaacaattaatttacaatTACCATCGAATTAACcactaaatatatttatttatttatttttgctaatttagtcatatagaattaaaatttaatgccCCATTTTCAGGCGCAACATGTGTTCGGCTGTTTTGAATCATCTCTAAAGTCAACAAAACTACACGCCGCATGTTCCACAGCccccaacatttttttcacaattgtttttttttttaatttgtataatatatataataaagtaCGTGGCATAAGTTGCCCGTGATTAGATACTTGATATCGATTAATGGGGATTTATGGGATAAGTTGGTCAGCTTTAAGGCCTGTATAATGACgctattaaataaattaaaatagctTATGAGTTGATTACtgtttaatattaattttgactGGTACCTTTACAAGACGTGTAAGCCAACATGCCATTTCTAAATCCAACTGTACAGCCACGTGGGACAATGGGCGTGGCCTTTTTGGCACCGCCTGTGCAGTCAGATATGTCCGCGTGTGATCCGACAGCTGGAATTGATTATCAGTTGGCGGAACACGTGATCGCCATACCACGTGTCGGCAACCGAACATGCGTGATTTGTGATTGTGATTACTTAGTTGGCGGGAGAGggaggaaaggaaaaagaaagcgATCCGAGTCAGACACCAATTGGGAAAGCTTGAAGTGGGTGGCTGGTATCCGAGTCAGTAGGTTCAGCGAGTAGTAGTTTGACACGTGGTACTGgtgtaatttgattggaatGGGCGGTAATGGAAACGCAGAAAAGCACGTCGTTTTGAaatccatttttaattttatttatttgaatggGAACCCATTGTCCATTATTTCACTTCTTTCTCAATACCATTTGCATATTTTCAATATTGGATATGTTTCAGCACATTTgtcccattaaaaaaataattatttattattatttaaatctttaatttctcatattttgtataaaaaaaaatggattgtGGCtggaattttattatattttatgaatataaataataaataaagaatacgTGTGTTTTTTgtgaaatcaaattatttagttttgcaaataaaaaattaaatatttttttcatcccaaatatattattttgtggcATAAAGTTTTGGGTATTGGAGCTCACATCCAATCCGTTCAGCTATAGTTATCCAAAGGAATTTTTGGtggataagaaaataattgaaaagacttaattatttattgttaacAACTGGCAAACAATGgtaatggaataaaaaaaaacatgtgaaagtttaaaaatcaattttatgcttaaattaaaaaggaacGATAATTACCGGTTATTATTGATTCAAGCACGGAGGCACATACATGAAACAtacaaaaacttaaaaaataagactAATGACACAGGTAAGAAAGCTAGAGCTCATAATCTAGATGGTCAACTTGTGTGAGTCGCCTAAGTTTTAAAAAGCTAACCTCACGTGGGGTCGACCATGACCAATGATATTGCCTTTGGTTGACCCCATGTGAGGTCGACTCTTTTTGTTGTAGCCCAATCGAAATTGTTTCCTTTATTCATTCAATGTATAACAGTTGAGAGGTTTGTTGGATTATTGGACTACATTAACgagattaaaatttcattacgTAATTCTAACTTAACCCCCAAAGCGCGTGTCGACTTGACACCAAGTCGATATCGATTCTTTTTGACTTATGTACATAACATCGTTTTATTCATGTAtacacaaatttaattttttaaaaagtaacaataataataaattagtaaatGGGATAAAACTAGTAAgcaatatattattatttaaaaggaaaTGGTCGTGTCAaacaagtttaaattatttaattttaattatttgtaaaatataaaagtcaAGGTATTTTTGATCATATCCATATATTTTCCAGAGTGGatggtttttatttaatttgattttaattttgtttaaagaaGCTTGCCGTTGATATGTGCATTAGGTATTCCGGCAAAAGGCGAGAAGGCCACCGCCACACCAACTCGCCCATATAAAATACCAAAACTAAACCATTTCATCCTAATTACAACAACATCACTACAAAACATTATgtcaattcatttttttatgataagtTTGAGTCAATTTTACCAAACTTATTCatatttatacaaaatcaaagaagaatatccagcaaagttttttttttttcttttcttttttaaagtgTGGATTAAAAGGATAagataagagagaaaaaaaagagaggcgtatatgttttttttttcttttgtttcggGAGCATAATACAAAGGCAGTTTGGAGAAGCAAAGGATAATTGCAGGGATAGgtattatattctaaatctaAATTTGACGGACCaaaatgtgagattccacatcggtccATGAAGGTAATTATAGATTATTTATAAGACTGATAGCTATATATAACGAGTCAAAGCTGACAATataattgtttataaaaattatttggatacctttttttctttctaaaaagATAATAGTTTGTGGACTTGGGCGTGTTTTACTTTTTGGCCTTTacacttttttattattatttggagtttccttaaaatcaaaaaataaaaataattaaaatgtgatttaaaaaattaaagaatttggTTTGGATGGGTCAACTCAACTATGTAGTTGGGTAACGTGGAGGCATATGTGAGGAATAAACCGTCAACTAAAACGCGATGGTGACAGGTGGCGAGAGGTGAGTGGGTGGGGGGTTACAAAATGCAGAAATGAAATGGGGGCAAGGGGATGAATGGGCTTCCATTTCATTGCCATTTCCACGCGGTACATTCAACCAAACCCAACCGGGTCCAATTTCAACCATTTCCATCCCCCCTGGAAATTtcctcttatttatttatttatttatttatttttttaaatttatttgtgttTTGAATTCCCCCGTTCGCTGGGATTCTGGATAAgcttcacaacttcttccacaatttgcatttttttttccttaaattattattcttttaatatttattatataaaaatgaaaaccatTCCAAACACGACTTTGTGTCGTTCAAATTTATACTGCCACCTATAAATatccatcttcttcctccattccTTCTccataatcaaattcttcagCAACTTCCACAATAGCGAAAATTCAGTTCAAATTTGTAGTAAccgttctttctttctttccttttcgtttCAGAGATGGTCGATTTGGGTTGGAAGGCCAACATGGTTTCCTCTGACAAGACCACCACCACTAAATCCCCAAAGCTCATCCCCACCGCCAATCTCAGTCTatctcttcctctttcattTCGTTCTTCAGACATCTCCACTGCCTCGCCTTCCTCTTGTTCTTCCTACGACTACTACCTTCGCCTCAACGATCTCAGGAAGCTATGGAGTTCTAAGGAGTTTCCGGAATGGACAAGTGAGTCGGTTTTGAAGCCGGGATTGCAAGCTTTGGAGATTACTTTCCGCTTCATTTCGATCGTCTTGTCCGATCCCCGGCCGTATGTTAACCGCTGGGAGTGGAAGAGGAAGCTTGAGTCTCTCACCACGAGTCAGATCCAACTCATTGCTATGATTTTTGAAGACGATGAAGAGGACGACGAAGCGCGCGGCAGAGTTCCGATCGTTGATCTCAGTTCATCCAACGGCGTCATAACTCGCGAGGGAAGCTCGGCGGAGGTCTGGAAGATTCGCGGAGAAGCTACCGTTGTAAGCAGAACAAGTGAATTGAGTCTTCTTCCTCGACTTGCGTCGTGGCAGAGCTCTGAAGACATCGCGCAGATGATTCAGTACTCCGTTGAGTGCGAGATGAGGAGATGTCCGTACACGCTAGGGTTAGGGGAGCCAAATTTGGCCGGCAAGCCGAATATCGACTACGACCAAATTTGCAGGCCAAACGAGCTTCATTCTCTGAGAAAGAGTCCGTAcgatcaaattgaaaattacgAGAATCAAACGGTCTATACAACGCACCAGATCCTGGAGTCGTGGATTTACGCCGCGCATGAGCTTCTGAAACGAATTGCAGAGAGAATCGAGATGAAAAATTTCGCCAGAGCCGCGAAGGATTGCTATCTGATGGAGCGCATCTGGAAGCTTCTACAGGAGATTGAAGATCTTCACCTTCTGATGGATCCGGATGATTTCCTAAAGCTGAAGAATCAATTAGCGATCAAATCGCTGCAGGAATCGGAGGCATTTTGCTTCAGATCGACGACGCTGGTGGAGATTACGAAGCAGTGCAAGGATCTGAAGCACAAGGTGCCGTTCATCTTGGATGTGGAGGTGGATCCAATGGGCGGACCAAGGATTCAAGAGGCGGCGATGAGATTGTACAGCGAGAAGCGAGAGATCGAGAAGATTCATCTGCTTCAAGCCCTGCAATCGATCGAATCGGCGATAAAGAAGTTTTTCTTCGCCTACAAGCAAGTTCTGGTAATGGTGATGGGAAGCCTAGAGGCGAAGGGGAACCGAGTCGTGGTGAGTTCAAACTCGGACGACTCGCTGAGTCAAATATTTCTGGAAT
This window encodes:
- the LOC111809036 gene encoding auxin transporter-like protein 1 isoform X1 codes for the protein MTISKQVEEASFSGQNQTMVESNESDGEDKANELPFSFKSLLWHGGSVYDAWFNCASNQVAQVLLSLPYSFSQLGMLSGIIFQVFYGIMGSWTAYLISILYVEYRTRKEKENVSFKNHVIQWFEVLDGLLGPYWKAAGLAFSCTFLLFGAVIQLIACASNIYYINDKLEKRTWTYIFGACCATTVFVPSYHNYRIASFLGLGMTTYTAWYLTIAALLHRQVEGVKHSGPTKMVLYFTGATNILYTFGGHAITVEIMDAMWKPRKFKTIYFTATLYVFTLTIPSAAAVYWAFGDQLLAHSNAFSLLPVSGWRTAAVVFMLIHQFVTFGFACTPLYFVWEKVIGMHDSKSMCLRALARLPVVIPIWFLAIIFPFFGPINSAVGALLVSFTVYIIPSLAHMLTFRSASARQNAAEKLPFFLPSWVAMYVVNSFIVVWVLVVGFGFGGWASIANFIKQVDTFGVFAECYQCPPKAPTTAHH
- the LOC111809036 gene encoding auxin transporter-like protein 1 isoform X2 is translated as MTISKQVEEASFSGQNQTMVESNESDGEDKANELPFSFKSLLWHGGSVYDAWFNCASNQVAQVLLSLPYSFSQLGMLSGIIFQVFYGIMGSWTAYLISILYVEYRTRKEKENVSFKNHVIQWFEVLDGLLGPYWKAAGLAFSCTFLLFGAVIQLIACASNIYYINDKLEKRTWTYIFGACCATTVFVPSYHNYRIASFLGLGMTTYTAWYLTIAALLHRQVEGVKHSGPTKMVLYFTGATNILYTFGGHAITVEIMDAMWKPRKFKTIYFTATLYVFTLTIPSAAAVYWAFGDQLLAHSNAFSLLPVSGWRTAAVVFMLIHQFVTFGFACTPLYFVWEKVIGMHDSKSMCLRALARLPVVIPIWFLAIIFPFFGPINSAVGALLVSFTVYIIPSLAHMLTFRSASARQPLMICRILMKRTKKLP
- the LOC111809400 gene encoding nematode resistance protein-like HSPRO2 codes for the protein MVDLGWKANMVSSDKTTTTKSPKLIPTANLSLSLPLSFRSSDISTASPSSCSSYDYYLRLNDLRKLWSSKEFPEWTSESVLKPGLQALEITFRFISIVLSDPRPYVNRWEWKRKLESLTTSQIQLIAMIFEDDEEDDEARGRVPIVDLSSSNGVITREGSSAEVWKIRGEATVVSRTSELSLLPRLASWQSSEDIAQMIQYSVECEMRRCPYTLGLGEPNLAGKPNIDYDQICRPNELHSLRKSPYDQIENYENQTVYTTHQILESWIYAAHELLKRIAERIEMKNFARAAKDCYLMERIWKLLQEIEDLHLLMDPDDFLKLKNQLAIKSLQESEAFCFRSTTLVEITKQCKDLKHKVPFILDVEVDPMGGPRIQEAAMRLYSEKREIEKIHLLQALQSIESAIKKFFFAYKQVLVMVMGSLEAKGNRVVVSSNSDDSLSQIFLESTYFPSLDAAKTFLGDMHSVYGSDRRTRMKL